In Primulina huaijiensis isolate GDHJ02 chromosome 4, ASM1229523v2, whole genome shotgun sequence, a genomic segment contains:
- the LOC140975114 gene encoding UDP-galactose transporter 1-like, which produces MEEIFLCQWGVIRSLLAILQWWSFNVAVIITNKWIFQKLDFKFPLTVSCIHFISSAIGAYLVIKVLKLKPLILVEPEDRWRRIFPMSFIFCINIVLGNVSLRYIPVSFMQTIKSFTPATTVVLQWLIWNKYFEWQIWASLIPIVGGILVTSITELSFNMLGFCAALFGCIATSTKTILAESLLHGYKFDSINTVYYMAPFATMILAVPAILLEGLGVLEWIHTCPSLFSSLIIIFGSGVLAFCLNFSIFYVIHSTTAVTFNVAGNLKVAVAVTCSWMIFRNPISVMNAVGCAITLAGCTFYGYVRQMLSHQTPGTPRTPRTPRTPRGKTELIPLVSEKLDDKV; this is translated from the exons ATGGAGGAGATTTTTTTGTGTCAGTGGGGTGTGATTCGATCGCTGTTAGCTATTCTTCAATGGTGGAGTTTCAATGTCGCCGTCATTATCACCAACAAATGGATCTTTCAG AAATTGGACTTCAAGTTTCCGTTAACGGTATCGTGCATTCACTTTATATCGTCGGCAATCGGTGCATACCTGGTAATTAAAGTGCTAAAACTTAAGCCGCTCATTTTGGTCGAACCTGAAGATCGATGGAGGAGGATTTTTCCCATGTcgtttatattttgtatcaaCATAGTTCTAGGAAACGTGAGCCTGCGGTATATTCCTGTTTCTTTCATGCAAACAATCAAATCTTTCACTCCTGCAACAACAG TTGTCTTGCAGTGGCTGATCTGGAACAAGTATTTCGAATGGCAAATTTGGGCTTCTTTGATTCCCATTGTTGGAGGGATATTAGTCACGTCTATAACAGAGCTGAGTTTTAATATGCTCGGGTTCTGTGCTGCATTGTTTGGCTGCATTGCTACCTCTACAAAAACGATTCTTGCCGAGTCTCTGTTGCATGGGTACAAATTTGACAG CATAAACACGGTATACTACATGGCACCATTTGCAACTATGATCTTGGCTGTACCAGCCATTCTACTGGAAGGTTTGGGGGTTCTGGAATGGATTCATACATGTCCCTCGCTTTTCTCATCTCTCATTATCATCTTCGGGTCGGGGGTTCTAGCTTTTTGCTTGAACTTTTCGATCTTTTATGTAATTCACTCTACAACTGCCGTGACATTCAATGTTGCGGGGAATCTAAAG GTAGCTGTTGCTGTCACATGTTCGTGGATGATCTTCCGAAATCCAATCTCGGTGATGAATGCCGTTGGATGTGCTATAACTCTAGCTGGATGTACCTTCTATGGATATGTTAGGCAAATGCTTTCTCACCAAACACCCGGAACCCCTCGTACCCCTCGAACACCTCGGACCCCACGAGGGAAAACGGAGTTGATTCCTTTAGTTAGCGAGAAATTAGACGATAAGGTTTGA
- the LOC140975117 gene encoding uncharacterized protein → MSTRHLHLLIFSAANLFLSISTPPPISAATQPREPAPVTRFRSYLKIKTAHPNPDYTTAVKYLTVLASTIPTLQIKILYLTTPEKPLLLLTLPGSNPSLPAVLFNSHLDSVPVESSKWLHDPFEAHLSPEDGKIYARGAQDDKCIGMQYLEAIKELKANLDFSPLRTVHVSYVPDEEIGGFDGMAKFVESEEFKELNIGFVMDEGQASISDEFRVFYADRTPWHMVIKAKGLPGHGSRMFDNSAMENMMKSVEVITKFRDSQFDLVKAGLAANSEVISVNPVFLKAGTPSPTGFVMNMQPSEVEAGFDIRLPPTADPDLMKRRITEEWAPAWRNMTYEITEKGPLRDYLGRPLLTPTNDSNPWWSVFEQAIAEAGGKLAKPEILASTTDARFMRQMGIPTLGFSPMKNTPILLHDHNEFLKDCVYLEGIKVYKHIIKSLSSFDGTSSS, encoded by the exons ATGTCCACGCGCCACCTCCACCTCCTCATCTTCTCCGCCGCCAACCTCTTCCTCTCCATATCCACACCACCACCCATCTCGGCCGCCACTCAACCCCGCGAACCCGCCCCAGTTACCCGCTTCCGCAGCTATCTCAAAATCAAGACCGCCCACCCCAATCCCGACTACACCACCGCCGTCAAATATCTGACAGTCCTCGCCTCCACCATCCCCACTCTCCAAATCAAGATTCTCTATCTTACGACACCGGAAAAGCCTCTTCTCCTCCTCACTTTGCCTGGCTCTAACCCGTCCCTCCCGGCGGTTCTCTTCAATTCTCACTTAGATTCCGTCCCCGTCGAATCCTCCAAATGGCTGCACGATCCCTTCGAAGCTCATTTATCTCCTGAAGATGGGAAGATATACGCTCGCGGCGCTCAGGACGACAAATGCATTGGTATGCAGTATCTTGAGGCTATCAAAGAGTTAAAAGCTAATCTTGATTTCTCCCCGTTGAGAACCGTGCACGTTTCTTACGTACCTGATGAAGAGATTGGAGGATTTGATGGGATGGCTAAGTTTGTTGAAAGCGAAGAGTTTAAAGAATTGAATATTGGGTTTGTAATGGATGAAGGGCAGGCGTCCATTAGTGATGAATTTAGAGTGTTTTATGCTGATAGGACTCCATGGCATATGGTGATCAAGGCTAAGGGATTACCGGGGCATGGCTCGAGAATGTTTGATAATAGTGCTATGGAGAATATGATGAAGAGCGTAGAAGTTATTACTAAGTTCAGAGATAGTCAGTTTGATCTTGTTAAGGCTGGATTGGCTGCAAATTCGGAGGTTATTTCGGTTAATCCCGTGTTTCTGAAGGCCGGAACTCCATCCCCTACC GGATTTGTAATGAATATGCAACCATCTGAAGTGGAGGCTGGGTTCGATATTCGGCTGCCGCCTACGGCTGATCCGGATCTCATGAAGAGGAGAATTACAGAGGAGTGGGCTCCTGCATGGAGGAACATGACATATGAG ATCACCGAAAAAGGTCCTCTGAGAGACTACCTTGGGCGTCCTTTATTGACACCAACTAATGATTCTAATCCATGGTGGTCTGTTTTTGAGCAAGCTATTGCAGAAGCTGGCGGAAAACTCGCAAAGCCTGAGATCTTAGCTTCAACGACGGATGCTCGATTCATGAGACAAATGGGAATTCCTACCCTTGGTTTCTCTCCAATGAAAAACACTCCTATATTACTTCATGATCATAACGAG TTTTTGAAGGACTGTGTTTATTTGGAGGGAATTAAGGTTTATAAGCACATAATCAAATCATTGAGTTCTTTTGATGGAACTTCATCATCATAG
- the LOC140975936 gene encoding uncharacterized protein, translating to MSDWRHEEDDNGGERVCCYFHPREMVIGVCAFCLHERLSAIASSQERTKHHFHHTFCSLKKVFSLTRFFNRVENFKQRKISEDSDGCSSSLCSQEDSFISIKFEANGVSLWEKEKIPKIPLNSRWGESRSHGKGNKVKKIKKSVLERLKPRSVPRWRRRIGRFFDLFRWKKSRKESRCKRRNVKGSRARFGWIRRLRKSTK from the exons atgaGTGATTGGAGACACGAAGAAGACGACAATGGCGGGGAGAGGGTCTGCTGTTACTTCCATCCGAGGGAGATGGTGATCGGGGTCTGCGCTTTCTGCTTGCATGAGAGGCTCTCCGCCATAGCTTCGAGTCAGGAGAGAACGAAGCACCATTTTCACCACACTTTCTGCAGTTTGAAGAAGGTTTTCTCACTCACGAGATTCTTCAATCGCGTGGAGAATTTCAAGCAGCGGAAGATATCTGAGGACTCCGATGGATGTTCTTCGTCTCTCTGCAGTCAAGAAG ACTCATTCATATCCATTAAGTTTGAAGCCAATGGTGTCTCTTTGTGGGAAAAAGAGAAAATCCCCAAAATACCCCTCAATTCGCGATGGGGCGAATCTAGGAGTCATGGCAAAGGGAACAaggtcaagaaaatcaagaagaGTGTGTTGGAACGCTTAAAGCCACGCAGCGTGCCGAGGTGGCGAAGGCGGATTGGTCGGTTCTTCGATCTTTTTAGATGGAAGAAGTCGAGGAAGGAAAGTAGATGCAAGAGAAGAAATGTAAAGGGATCAAGAGCAAGATTTGGATGGATTAGAAGGCTGAGAAAAAGTACCAAATGA
- the LOC140975113 gene encoding uncharacterized protein, which yields MAKVSCHVSVETAKTVLEVADLAWSALECSHRHSHLDTEPPSGVVEEDVESLRSENHRLRLLLEKNLTLLQEMSASPALSQNCPPDLHEKLLSAVSDGRFLDELESLRENFDGDATCKFPFDDPSGADLEKVEVLVNVDNEEPSWWVWVSEEIFPVKIEEKSGIDNEAYVIVSEEQVVDGVAYFMARCILANPKTQNLTPQELQKAVMKAMGGISTVEKMLNIWHAGMMFYTLATWGLALASLYHGRAILKLAATGVHHSSKLVMKAL from the exons ATGGCAAAAGTTTCGTGCCACGTGTCCGTTGAGACGGCGAAGACGGTGTTGGAGGTGGCCGACCTGGCCTGGTCGGCCTTGGAGTGCAGCCACCGGCACAGCCATCTGGACACGGAACCGCCGTCCGGTGTCGTTGAAGAAGATGTGGAATCCTTGAGGTCTGAAAATCATCGCCTCCGCCTATTGCTCGAGAAGAATCTGACGCTTCTGCAGGAGATGTCGGCTTCTCCTGCCTTGTCACAGAATTGCCCTCCCGAT CTCCACGAGAAGCTGTTATCTGCTGTAAGTGATGGAAGATTTCTGGATGAACTTGAATCCCTCCGTGAAAATTTTGATGGTGATGCCACCTGCAAGTTTCCATTTGATGATCCATCAG GTGCAGATTTGGAGAAAGTAGAAGTTTTGGTCAATGTCGATAACGAGGAGCCAAGTTGGTGGGTGTGGGTTTCAGAAGAAATTTTCCCGGTAAAAATCGAGGAAAAGAGTGGAATCGACAATGAAGCTTATGTAATTGTAAGTGAAGAGCAGGTGGTGGATGGAGTGGCCTATTTTATGGCTAGATGTATTTTGGCCAACCCAAAAACTCAG AATCTAACTCCTCAAGAGCTTCAGAAAG CCGTAATGAAAGCAATGGGAGGCATTAGTACAGTTGAGAAGATGCTGAACATTTGGCATGCAGGAATGATGTTTTATACCTTAGCCACGTGGGGACTGGCTCTGGCGAG TTTGTACCATGGCCGTGCCATTTTGAAGCTTGCTGCTACGGGGGTTCATCATTCAAGCAAGCTGGTCATGAAAGCCCTCTAA
- the LOC140975115 gene encoding uncharacterized protein, translating into MQLIISQFQELRPPKFFGNESGEKAAGWLKSINHLFNLLEYSQNVRLKLEIYQLKDRAQLWWEAAEEALKASGEIITWDIFRAQFTQEFAPPSYYYAKEEEFNQLVQGNKTVVEYASQFSALLSYVPHVARNDQSKLSRFLHGLQGTVHTLVMTGSPNTYVQAVEMAKKIEASLHRGASQPVPLPIPVSISQGSGNHMPMPAGLPPYQPLQSSQQPKQQRFRAKGKQFKKKSQSSSSSSGSTRGSSAVGSSNVVYCDCCGGRHFSAQCVGVQGSCYICGQVGHFAKVCPNAQRQQFQPQQSEQVPRGPVFRPYAPAQSFQQSSYPPPRGPPQQQFPMPQQARVHALTQDQAQDAPG; encoded by the coding sequence ATGCAGTTGATAATCTCTCAATTTCAAGAACTACGTCCTCCTAAATTTTTTGGCAATGAAAGTGGCGAAAAAGCAGCGGGATGGTTGAAAAGTATTAACCATTTATTCAATTTGCTCGAATATTCCCAAAATGTCAGACTGAAGCTGGAAATCTATCAGTTAAAAGATCGAGCACAACTTTGGTGGGAAGCGGCAGAGGAAGCACTTAAAGCATCTGGCGAAATCATAACTTGGGACATATTCCGTGCTCAGTTTACCCAAGAATTTGCACCACCTTCGTATTATTATGCCAAAGAAGAAGAGTTTAATCAATTGGTGCAGGGCAATAAAACGGTTGTTGAATATGCTTCTCAATTTTCTGCTCTTTTGTCATATGTGCCACATGTTGCAAGAAATGACCAGTCCAAACTTTCCCGTTTCTTGCATGGACTACAAGGGACTGTTCATACTTTGGTGATGACTGGATCGCCTAATACCTATGTTCAAGCAGTAGAGATGGCAAAGAAGATAGAGGCTAGTCTGCACAGGGGAGCATCTCAACCAGTTCCACTTCCAATTCCAGTTTCTATTTCTCAGGGATCTGGAAATCATATGCCTATGCCAGCGGGTTTACCTCCGTACCAGCCTTTACAGTCCTCACAGCAACCAAAGCAACAACGATTCAGGGCAAAAGGCAAACAATTCAAGAAGAAATCGCAATCTAGCTCCTCCAGCTCAGGTAGTACTAGAGGGAGCAGTGCTGTTGGGTCTTCAAATGTTGTGTACTGTGACTGCTGTGGTGGTAGACATTTTAGCGCACAATGTGTAGGAGTTCAGGGGTCTTGCTATATATGTGGTCAAGTTGGGCATTTTGCGAAAGTATGCCCCAATGCACAAAGACAGCAATTTCAGCCACAACAGTCTGAACAGGTTCCTCGAGGACCAGTTTTCAGGCCGTACGCTCCTGCACAGTCATTTCAGCAGTCCAGTTATCCACCACCTAGAGGTCCTCCTCAGCAACAATTTCCAATGCCGCAGCAGGCTCGAGTACATGCATTGACTCAGGATCAGGCTCAGGATGCACCAGGATga
- the LOC140974844 gene encoding transmembrane emp24 domain-containing protein p24delta3-like, translating to MNSFPVHVLWAVVVLLAAAALPVVCGVWLDLPSTGAKCVYEDLRHSDVVVGDYYAFIGDQEDENSPVFPTISVTVTSPNGDDLHRQENVTHGQFAFTTSDSGTYSACFWEHGDHHGGKTVTVGIDWKTGVAAKDWDAIAKKENLEVIEVELMKVEAAVKLIHGNLISLKEREATLRNMSEATNVRVACCSMVSLGVCIVVSVFQVWYLRRFFKKNKLI from the exons ATGAATTCCTTTCCCGTGCACGTTTTGTGGGCGGTGGTGGTGCTCTTGGCGGCGGCGGCGTTGCCTGTGGTGTGCGGGGTGTGGTTGGACTTGCCTAGTACAGGTGCAAAGTGCGTGTATGAGGATTTGCGTCACAGCGACGTCGTGGTGGGGGATTACTACGCCTTCATCGGAGATCAAGAAGATGAGAATTCGCCTGTTTTCCCCACTATCTCTGTTACT gTTACATCACCGAATGGAGACGACCTCCATCGCCAAGAAAACGTCACTCACGGCCAGTTCGCCTTCACTACAAGCGACAGTGGCACATACTCGGCTTGCTTCTGGGAGCATGGTGATCATCATGGAGGCAAAACCGTGACCGTCGGTATCGACTGGAAAACGGGAGTTGCTGCTAAAGATTGGGATGCAATtgcaaagaaagaaaatctTGAA GTGATTGAAGTTGAGTTGATGAAGGTTGAAGCAGCTGTGAAACTAATCCATGGCAATTTAATCTCTCTTAAAGAAAG GGAAGCGACGTTGAGGAACATGAGCGAGGCGACGAATGTCAGAGTTGCATGCTGCAGTATGGTTTCTCTCGGGGTGTGTATTGTTGTTTCGGTCTTCCAAGTATGGTACTTGAGACGTTTCTTTAAGAAGAACAAATTGATATAG
- the LOC140975116 gene encoding KIN17-like protein, whose amino-acid sequence MGKNEFLTPKAIANRIKAKGLQKLRWYCQMCQKQCRDENGFKCHCMSESHQRQMQVFGQNPTRIVSGYSEEFETTFLEHMKRSHRFSRIAATVVYNEYISDRHHIHMNSTEWATLTEFVKYLGRTGKCKVEETPKGWFITYIDRDSETLFKERMKNKRARADLADEEKQEREIQRQIERAEQMMETVDSAAANGKNEEGSKSRMFEKMEEDADKKIKLSLGSSAKNAHEKKDSAKLLFDEEEFESKNGKSKKPKDDDKSGKNESALDELMKEEEKAKERSNRKDYWLFEGIVVKVMSKALADKGYYKQKGFVRKVIDKYVGEIEMLENKHVLRIDQEELETVIPQIGGLVKIVNGAYRGENARLLAIDTERFCAKVRVEKGLYDGRVLKAVEYEDLCKLVN is encoded by the coding sequence ATGGGAAAGAACGAATTCTTGACCCCGAAAGCAATCGCAAACCGAATCAAAGCCAAAGGTTTGCAAAAACTCCGATGGTACTGCCAAATGTGCCAGAAACAATGCCGCGATGAGAACGGTTTCAAGTGTCATTGCATGAGCGAGTCCCACCAACGCCAGATGCAGGTATTCGGACAAAACCCTACCCGTATTGTCAGTGGGTACTCTGAAGAATTTGAAACCACATTCCTTGAACACATGAAGCGCAGCCACCGCTTCAGCCGCATCGCCGCCACAGTTGTGTACAATGAATACATATCAGATCGTCACCATATTCACATGAATTCAACTGAGTGGGCTACCTTGACTGAATTTGTCAAGTATTTGGGTCGAACTGGGAAGTGTAAGGTTGAAGAAACCCCCAAGGGTTGGTTCATCACATACATTGATCGAGATTCCGAGACACTCTTCAAGGAGAGGATGAAGAATAAGAGGGCAAGGGCAGATCTTGCTGATGAGGAGAAGCAGGAGAGGGAAATACAGAGGCAAATAGAGCGGGCTGAGCAGATGATGGAAACAGTGGATTCTGCTGCTGCAAATGGGAAGAATGAAGAGGGAAGCAAATCAAGAATGTTTGAGAAAATGGAGGAAGACGCAGATAAAAAGATTAAGCTGAGTTTGGGGTCATCGGCCAAGAATGCACATGAGAAGAAAGATAGTGcaaaattgttgtttgatgAGGAAGAGTTCGAGAGTAAGAACGGAAAGAGCAAGAAGCCGAAAGATGACGATAAATCAGGGAAGAATGAATCAGCGTTGGATGAACTGATGAAGGAAGAAGAAAAGGCAAAAGAACGGAGCAACAGGAAGGATTATTGGTTGTTTGAGGGAATAGTTGTGAAGGTGATGAGCAAGGCATTGGCGGATAAAGGATATTACAAGCAGAAGGGGTTTGTGAGGAAGGTGATTGATAAATATGTTGGGGAGATTGAAATGCTTGAGAATAAGCATGTATTGAGGATCGATCAGGAGGAGCTGGAGACGGTGATTCCACAGATAGGGGGCCTTGTCAAGATAGTGAACGGGGCATATCGGGGTGAGAATGCGAGGTTGCTAGCAATCGATACTGAAAGGTTTTGCGCCAAGGTGCGGGTTGAGAAGGGTCTTTATGATGGAAGGGTTCTCAAGGCTGTTGAGTATGAAGATTTATGCAAATTGGTGAATTGA